A window of Leptotrichia wadei contains these coding sequences:
- a CDS encoding DUF5362 family protein produces MDNNFSDNRNSFLDMTFLNSINWISVIHKIIGIILMIQGVLASLTIIGAIIGVPIIFAGKNLFASGGNLSDYKFSKSINEIKKFFINYKKYWKVIFMIYIAGIVSIFLFIVILVFSVINASKALPKSNPNDGMASISTTNDNNTNTTNTTTDQSSNDQSAPELDELHKLMEEVVTNGDTDALNKYSKEQLRLLRNTLYAEKGYIFIGDLKSYFDSKPWYHGTVADQDTIRLTDYEKAFINAVREKEGLPNINNDGSVSQTQTSNDSGEELDELHEVMDEVVNGNESVLENYSKEKLRLLRNTLYAEKGYIFTGDLKGYFNSKSWYHGHISNQDSIPLSSEEKVFVDAIKKYESQ; encoded by the coding sequence ATGGATAATAATTTTTCAGATAACAGAAATAGTTTTTTAGATATGACATTTTTAAATTCGATTAATTGGATATCGGTTATACATAAAATAATAGGAATTATTTTGATGATACAAGGAGTGCTTGCTTCACTTACAATAATAGGAGCAATAATAGGGGTTCCAATAATATTTGCAGGGAAAAATTTATTTGCATCAGGTGGGAATTTATCAGATTATAAATTTAGCAAAAGTATAAATGAGATTAAGAAATTTTTTATTAATTACAAAAAATACTGGAAAGTAATATTTATGATATATATTGCAGGAATAGTTTCAATATTTTTGTTTATTGTTATTTTAGTATTTTCAGTAATTAATGCTTCAAAAGCATTACCAAAAAGTAATCCAAATGATGGAATGGCTTCGATTTCAACAACTAATGACAATAATACAAATACTACGAATACTACAACAGATCAATCAAGCAATGATCAATCAGCACCTGAATTAGACGAATTACATAAATTAATGGAAGAAGTTGTTACAAATGGTGATACAGATGCATTGAATAAATATTCAAAAGAACAATTAAGATTGTTGAGAAATACATTGTATGCAGAAAAAGGTTACATTTTCATAGGAGATTTGAAAAGTTATTTCGATTCAAAACCTTGGTATCATGGAACTGTAGCAGATCAAGATACAATTCGATTAACAGATTATGAAAAAGCCTTTATTAATGCGGTAAGAGAAAAAGAAGGATTACCAAATATTAATAATGATGGTTCTGTATCACAAACACAGACATCAAATGATAGTGGAGAAGAATTAGATGAATTACATGAAGTAATGGATGAAGTAGTAAATGGAAATGAATCAGTATTAGAAAATTATTCTAAAGAAAAACTTCGGTTATTAAGAAACACATTGTATGCAGAAAAAGGATACATTTTTACAGGAGATTTAAAAGGTTATTTTAATTCAAAATCTTGGTATCACGGACATATTTCGAATCAAGATTCAATACCTTTATCAAGTGAAGAAAAAGTGTTTGTAGATGCGATTAAAAAATATGAAAGTCAATAG
- a CDS encoding DUF5362 family protein, with the protein MEDNDKNFEIEVASKRETESQIKEAERVEDTENRIGHTDNSNHGNQDLNHDNQYNQNNQYGNINGYQEINEMEFMSSVNWIINIHKIFGILGIIQGVLASLSIVGVITGIPMIIASMKLMDTSKILFNYKITREESNLKMFFDEYKKYWVILLVSMLISIILIIIGFVVFAGTIAALLGTFSGGHTGYEY; encoded by the coding sequence ATGGAAGATAATGATAAAAATTTTGAGATAGAAGTAGCAAGCAAAAGGGAAACTGAGTCACAAATAAAAGAAGCAGAACGAGTGGAAGATACAGAAAATAGAATTGGTCATACAGATAATTCTAATCATGGAAATCAAGACTTAAATCATGATAATCAATACAACCAAAACAACCAATATGGAAATATAAATGGATATCAAGAAATAAACGAAATGGAATTTATGAGTTCTGTGAATTGGATTATAAATATCCATAAAATATTTGGAATATTAGGGATAATTCAAGGAGTATTAGCATCTTTAAGTATAGTAGGAGTAATAACAGGAATCCCAATGATTATTGCTAGTATGAAATTAATGGACACAAGTAAAATTTTATTCAATTATAAAATTACTAGAGAAGAGTCGAATTTAAAAATGTTTTTTGATGAATATAAAAAATACTGGGTAATTTTATTAGTATCAATGCTGATTTCAATTATATTAATAATAATTGGATTTGTAGTATTTGCAGGAACAATAGCAGCACTTCTTGGTACTTTTTCAGGTGGACATACAGGATATGAATATTAA